One genomic window of Leptospira perdikensis includes the following:
- a CDS encoding fibronectin type III domain-containing protein — MKKGLILLLAWFQLNQCILGVVFDTKENAFEKQQLATFLGAAFSSGVPVGGGTAGSQGARIQSQDELFTILIPQGAMEESVDFQITRYNANQTPFQSGYIPTSYIYEVTPSYVFKKDITVTITLDANKTQSMNLRLLKSKGFHLTSAGSSDGGSVLAGWSGTNSSLDGERVVIQTKSFSSFGVGTPPNGNLPPVIYGAYYYLKPNTKSVPYQLRAEVVEPDNDAMTVNLLVGPAGGSLNYYPMVREGSTNWYQVNIPYEAMVQAGIQIQVVATDSYGQKTTRPTSSMFLFPTDSGNPSYISNYDPDKDGDGFNDVWELDNGYNPNNPNNPTMGTPYPPGTVATIDSLEVFPNQVYMQVNETIQFAARGTLGGVQKFVNTPFHVTGVGLGVNPVGNLSQFSFIATAPGIAGVFATYQNLQTAATVHIADTLAPANITDLEPTALSSSRIRLSWTAPGSDGSVGRAAAYEVRRSNTAILNNTQCDLATGISHQLIPKDAGTKEYFDIDGHQPQTTYHFCVRALDSAGNRNHWNAQAFATTYSVSDLVPPSEIVSATANVLSYQQVRLDWTSVGDNGNLGMASAYEIRRRSSLPIQTDDDCTAAVLVPSNISPVVSGSAMSFTVNGLSSGTIHYFCIRAFDSAGNRSQWSGVLQATTPFANQSPILSLTSSLSVTLGNVVNLDASSSIDPDSSFCGANLTNFQYNWKFLSVPPLSILQNSNITNKDKKSAQFTPDVLGDYVLEFSFKDDPGVCAAGPKTTVGNLIVTIRIDPPFLNLVSGGQTSAYMDWNRVIGASGYKVYYQTSPGVSKTSPSQSVSGELYALLSGLSQNATYYFRLVTIGSGGESALSTSEYKFKTNDVAPGLATGQHTNISAAQGDYSGGLGTFVYDPINEKIIIANFSGLPNSAKPNLYICNVDGTGCIYRDISLGVGRNMQGHRPRILLDSLNQKIIVLSPFAPNYSDKLGYFQCDLSGLNCVFRDISAATGRGNRSAVDASAVIDYANQKLLIVTLDDSTSQGKTSLFRCNLDGLNCTQSDISSGLGNNSGYEPEITLDPYNNKILVVVRLDNMQDSANRYKIRLIRCEVDGSGCQTSDISAGSSIVNSYRQIQIDRINKKLLMTGPEITAGSMTLFRSDLDGSNPESLNISGGVSGGGYYSTLTLDYPNQKLLAVGRGPNMRPYLTRCNLNATGCVATDISLTYGNNSGDYPYAIIEPTNGRLLVTTLNRATNQTLSLFRF; from the coding sequence ATGAAAAAGGGACTGATTTTACTTTTGGCTTGGTTTCAACTAAACCAATGTATCTTAGGTGTTGTATTTGATACCAAAGAAAATGCTTTTGAAAAACAACAACTTGCTACCTTCCTGGGTGCTGCATTCAGTTCCGGTGTCCCCGTAGGTGGTGGAACTGCTGGTTCTCAAGGTGCAAGAATTCAATCCCAGGATGAACTCTTTACCATTTTAATTCCGCAAGGGGCGATGGAGGAGTCCGTTGACTTCCAAATCACTCGATACAATGCAAACCAAACTCCGTTCCAATCAGGATACATCCCCACGAGTTATATATATGAAGTGACTCCATCTTATGTTTTTAAAAAAGACATCACAGTCACAATCACCTTGGATGCAAACAAAACCCAATCGATGAATTTAAGATTGCTCAAAAGTAAAGGTTTTCATCTAACTTCAGCCGGTAGTTCAGATGGTGGAAGTGTACTTGCTGGTTGGTCTGGCACAAACTCTTCGTTAGATGGCGAAAGGGTAGTCATCCAAACGAAAAGTTTTTCCAGTTTTGGTGTGGGAACTCCTCCTAATGGAAATTTACCTCCTGTAATTTATGGAGCCTATTATTATTTAAAACCCAATACCAAATCGGTTCCTTATCAACTCCGTGCTGAAGTTGTGGAACCAGATAACGATGCCATGACAGTCAACCTGCTCGTAGGCCCGGCTGGGGGAAGTCTCAATTACTATCCGATGGTAAGGGAGGGATCGACCAATTGGTATCAAGTGAATATTCCATATGAAGCAATGGTACAGGCGGGAATTCAAATTCAAGTTGTAGCCACTGATTCCTATGGGCAAAAAACTACAAGGCCCACTTCTTCAATGTTTTTATTCCCAACCGATTCCGGAAACCCTAGTTATATCAGTAATTATGATCCCGATAAAGATGGGGACGGATTCAATGATGTTTGGGAGCTCGATAATGGATACAATCCAAATAATCCGAACAATCCAACAATGGGAACTCCTTATCCACCGGGAACAGTTGCGACCATTGATTCCTTAGAAGTATTTCCTAATCAGGTTTATATGCAAGTGAATGAAACCATTCAATTTGCCGCCAGAGGAACATTAGGGGGAGTTCAGAAGTTTGTGAACACACCTTTTCATGTCACTGGAGTTGGTCTTGGTGTAAATCCAGTTGGTAATCTAAGTCAGTTTTCCTTTATTGCCACAGCACCAGGTATTGCTGGTGTATTTGCAACTTATCAAAATCTACAGACAGCGGCAACTGTGCACATTGCGGACACTTTGGCTCCCGCAAACATTACCGATTTGGAACCAACCGCTCTTTCGTCTTCAAGGATTCGTTTGTCTTGGACGGCTCCCGGTTCCGATGGTTCTGTTGGGCGTGCAGCGGCTTACGAAGTTCGTCGATCCAATACAGCTATTTTGAATAACACTCAATGTGATCTTGCTACAGGTATCTCTCACCAATTGATTCCGAAAGATGCAGGGACAAAAGAATACTTTGACATCGATGGCCACCAACCACAAACCACTTATCATTTTTGTGTTCGGGCTTTGGATAGTGCTGGAAATAGAAATCATTGGAATGCTCAAGCCTTTGCCACAACGTATTCAGTTTCGGATCTTGTTCCTCCTTCCGAAATCGTTTCTGCTACAGCGAATGTTTTATCCTACCAACAAGTGCGTTTGGATTGGACCTCGGTTGGCGATAACGGAAATCTAGGAATGGCATCTGCCTACGAAATCAGAAGAAGGTCGAGCCTTCCGATTCAAACGGATGATGATTGTACCGCTGCAGTTCTTGTGCCGAGTAATATTTCTCCGGTTGTTTCTGGATCCGCTATGAGTTTTACTGTAAATGGACTTTCTTCAGGAACCATTCATTATTTCTGTATCCGTGCTTTTGACTCGGCTGGAAACAGGAGCCAGTGGAGCGGAGTTTTACAAGCAACCACACCTTTTGCAAACCAATCTCCAATCCTTAGCCTAACATCATCACTTTCAGTCACTTTGGGTAATGTTGTTAATTTAGATGCGTCATCTTCGATTGATCCTGACAGCTCCTTCTGTGGTGCAAATCTAACCAACTTTCAATACAATTGGAAATTTCTATCAGTTCCACCTCTTTCTATATTGCAAAATTCTAATATAACCAATAAGGACAAAAAGAGTGCACAGTTTACTCCAGATGTATTAGGAGATTATGTTTTAGAATTTTCATTTAAAGATGATCCGGGTGTTTGTGCCGCAGGTCCGAAAACCACAGTGGGAAATCTTATTGTAACCATTCGGATTGATCCCCCATTTTTAAATTTGGTTTCAGGTGGCCAAACCTCTGCTTATATGGATTGGAATCGAGTCATTGGTGCCAGTGGATACAAAGTGTACTATCAAACCTCTCCTGGGGTTTCCAAAACATCTCCTTCTCAATCAGTTAGTGGAGAACTCTATGCACTCCTTTCAGGTCTTTCGCAAAATGCAACATATTACTTCCGTTTGGTGACAATTGGTTCGGGAGGAGAGAGTGCCCTTTCTACTTCTGAATACAAGTTCAAAACCAATGACGTAGCTCCGGGGCTCGCCACAGGCCAACATACAAATATTTCTGCGGCACAAGGCGATTATTCGGGAGGACTTGGAACTTTTGTTTATGATCCAATCAACGAAAAGATCATCATCGCAAATTTTTCAGGACTACCAAATTCAGCAAAACCCAATCTTTATATATGTAATGTGGATGGGACGGGTTGTATTTACCGAGATATTTCGTTAGGAGTCGGGAGAAATATGCAAGGTCATAGGCCACGGATTCTGCTCGATTCTTTGAATCAAAAGATCATAGTTCTTTCCCCTTTTGCACCAAACTACTCAGATAAATTGGGATATTTCCAGTGTGATCTTAGTGGACTCAATTGTGTGTTTAGAGATATTTCTGCAGCAACGGGAAGGGGAAATCGGTCAGCTGTGGATGCATCAGCTGTCATAGATTATGCGAACCAAAAACTACTCATCGTGACTCTGGATGACAGTACATCCCAAGGAAAAACCAGTCTCTTTCGTTGTAATTTAGATGGTTTGAATTGTACACAATCTGATATTTCCTCAGGTCTAGGCAATAACTCTGGTTATGAACCGGAAATCACTTTGGACCCGTATAACAATAAAATATTGGTTGTTGTTCGATTGGACAATATGCAAGATTCGGCAAATCGATATAAGATTCGGTTGATTCGTTGTGAGGTAGATGGGAGTGGTTGCCAAACTTCGGATATCTCTGCGGGCTCTTCTATCGTAAACTCATATAGGCAAATCCAAATAGATCGAATCAATAAAAAACTACTGATGACTGGTCCTGAAATCACGGCTGGATCCATGACACTGTTTCGTTCTGATTTGGATGGATCCAATCCAGAAAGTCTGAATATCAGTGGGGGAGTTTCAGGCGGAGGATATTATTCGACCTTAACTCTTGATTACCCCAACCAAAAACTTTTGGCAGTGGGTCGCGGGCCAAATATGAGGCCGTATCTTACGCGATGCAATCTAAATGCCACAGGTTGTGTTGCGACAGATATCTCTTTAACTTATGGAAACAATTCGGGTGATTATCCTTATGCGATCATTGAACCTACAAATGGTCGCCTTCTTGTCACTACTTTGAATCGAGCCACAAACCAAACGCTCAGTTTATTTCGTTTCTGA
- a CDS encoding flavin-containing monooxygenase — MTTSLPRNPSVVVIGAGMTGILLAIELEKAGVTDVTILEKKNDLGGTWRENTYPGVACDIPAHMYTYSFEPNPEWSHRFAHGDEIQAYFKRVSDTYKVTPKIHFNEAVTDASYNDGKWTTKTNQGKTYVSDFLISATGILHHPARPNIQGLDSFQGKCFHTAEWDHSVGLEGKRIGIIGTGSTAAQVIPEMIKLGKKVSVFQRTPQWIVQVPDTNYSEKEKIRWRKDKAVLKRFHKWYTFAVEQTFSKAVIGKKLPHMLMSFLCKRNLRNSIKDINLRNKLTPNYRVGCKRVIVNSTFYKAIQKPNADLVTEGIEKITEKGVLTKDGKLHELDVLILATGFHPFNFMRPMNLTGKNGVSIETVWKKKVQAYRSLFIPHLPNFILMLGPNTPIGNFSVIAMSEVQTKYVLKIIQDWRRKKFDEIETTEDALKKFAAYLKAGMGNTVWLGGCQSWYLDPDGDPAMWPYTWSRWEKEMKTPDYKDFALTTF; from the coding sequence ATGACAACATCACTTCCTAGAAATCCTTCCGTTGTGGTGATCGGTGCCGGTATGACTGGTATCCTACTTGCGATCGAATTAGAAAAAGCAGGGGTCACTGACGTTACCATACTCGAGAAAAAAAATGACTTAGGGGGGACATGGCGAGAAAACACCTACCCTGGAGTTGCCTGCGACATTCCGGCTCATATGTACACGTATAGTTTTGAGCCAAACCCGGAATGGAGTCACAGATTTGCTCATGGAGATGAAATCCAAGCTTACTTTAAACGTGTTAGTGATACTTACAAAGTAACTCCCAAAATTCATTTTAATGAAGCGGTAACAGATGCATCATATAACGATGGAAAGTGGACAACAAAAACGAACCAAGGGAAAACCTATGTTTCCGATTTTCTGATTTCAGCTACAGGAATTTTGCACCATCCGGCTCGTCCCAATATCCAAGGTCTCGATTCTTTTCAAGGAAAATGTTTTCATACAGCTGAATGGGATCATTCGGTTGGTTTAGAAGGAAAACGAATTGGAATCATTGGAACAGGTTCGACTGCCGCACAAGTTATCCCGGAGATGATCAAACTAGGAAAAAAAGTTTCTGTATTCCAAAGAACTCCGCAGTGGATTGTTCAGGTTCCTGATACCAATTATTCCGAAAAAGAAAAAATACGTTGGAGAAAGGACAAAGCTGTGTTAAAACGTTTTCACAAGTGGTATACCTTTGCCGTAGAACAAACTTTTTCGAAAGCGGTAATCGGCAAAAAACTCCCACATATGCTCATGAGTTTTCTCTGCAAAAGAAACTTACGAAATTCGATTAAAGACATCAACCTTCGAAACAAACTAACACCGAACTACCGCGTTGGCTGTAAACGAGTGATAGTTAACTCTACCTTTTACAAAGCCATTCAAAAACCCAATGCCGATTTAGTGACAGAAGGAATTGAAAAAATCACAGAAAAAGGTGTTCTTACAAAAGATGGAAAACTTCATGAGTTGGATGTTCTCATCCTAGCTACAGGATTTCATCCATTCAACTTTATGAGACCAATGAACCTAACAGGAAAAAATGGTGTATCTATTGAAACTGTTTGGAAAAAGAAAGTACAAGCCTATCGATCATTATTCATTCCCCACCTTCCCAACTTTATTCTTATGCTTGGCCCAAATACTCCTATCGGAAATTTTTCGGTCATTGCAATGAGTGAGGTCCAAACTAAGTATGTTTTGAAAATCATCCAGGATTGGAGGCGAAAGAAATTTGATGAAATTGAAACCACAGAAGATGCCCTCAAAAAATTTGCGGCTTATTTGAAAGCCGGTATGGGAAATACGGTTTGGCTCGGTGGTTGCCAAAGTTGGTATTTGGATCCAGATGGTGATCCTGCGATGTGGCCTTATACCTGGAGTCGCTGGGAAAAAGAAATGAAAACTCCTGATTACAAGGACTTCGCACTAACAACTTTCTAA
- a CDS encoding L,D-transpeptidase family protein, protein MGSESLSSEENPSLESPLQNAEQILFVTARASQTTGSLDFYTLNNGEWLAVLEKIPVRLGRNGLLLSFEKREGDGHTPTGIFPIQRVLGKGKKEIRNLEYTEIRKNYHWNDNPKSRSYNQLTKHQEKGAIPLWDSYIYELFVVIEHNTKPAFPGLGSMIFLHVWNEDKPTSGCVGVSKEVLETLVSVLDGSKKPNILIQILD, encoded by the coding sequence TTGGGCTCAGAGTCCCTTAGCAGTGAAGAAAATCCATCACTAGAATCTCCTCTTCAGAATGCAGAACAGATCCTTTTTGTTACCGCGAGAGCCAGCCAAACCACTGGAAGTTTAGATTTTTATACTCTAAATAACGGGGAATGGCTCGCAGTGCTCGAAAAAATACCCGTACGTCTGGGCCGAAATGGACTTCTGTTAAGTTTTGAGAAACGAGAAGGGGATGGACACACTCCTACAGGTATTTTTCCTATTCAACGGGTTCTTGGCAAAGGTAAAAAGGAAATTAGAAATTTAGAATACACTGAAATTCGAAAAAACTATCATTGGAATGACAATCCTAAGTCCAGAAGTTACAACCAACTGACCAAACATCAAGAGAAAGGGGCTATACCTCTTTGGGATTCCTATATTTATGAATTATTTGTTGTGATCGAACACAATACTAAACCAGCTTTTCCTGGACTTGGAAGTATGATCTTTCTTCATGTTTGGAATGAAGACAAACCAACCTCCGGTTGTGTAGGTGTTTCCAAAGAAGTTTTAGAAACTTTAGTTTCCGTTTTAGATGGTAGTAAAAAACCAAATATTTTAATCCAAATTTTGGATTGA